The Juglans regia cultivar Chandler chromosome 11, Walnut 2.0, whole genome shotgun sequence genome contains the following window.
TGGTATGTGATTTAgcatattaaaaataaacattgaGTATAAATATTAAGACGTTTTGTAGCACCATATTATTCAGCAGATATTTATCCGTTTCTTTCAGTAACTTTAACAAAATATAGAGTACTCAGTCATATGCCGCATGGTATGATAcggaaaaggagagaaaaatgtTCATCATAATGCATTTAGGACAGTATTTCcctagaaaaaaagaaatgaaagaccAGGATAAACAAACTTACCCTTTAATCTTACCAACGTGCGCATCAAGTGAGGTAATCCGTTCCAATTGAGGGGAGTTTAGCTCTCCATACAATTCAGGAATCTGCCATATTGCTGCTCCATATGCTTCACCTTCAAGAACAAACagattatatataactatagcTTTGAGCCACTGGAGTAACTTGGAAACAAAAACAGAtataaagaatgaataaaaaataaaaaaacaagttCATTATAGAGTAGAGTTTTGAAGGAAAAACGaataaaagaaccaaaaaaatgcTAAGGAGATCGTGCTCTCTGAAGAAAGTTGGTAATCAGTGACCTGATGAGAAAATGGAGATTAGCTCAGTTTCAGCGGCCATGGTGTGAGAGACAGTGGGAGGGAAGAGACAAGAATTTGGTATTCTATAAGGAGATTGAATCGCATATACAGAGTAGCCTCAAATATGTTTCAGCTAAAACAGTAAGAAAAATCGTTAAAAAGGAATGTTCGTATTCTAATCTTCCAGTGCTCCCCATCTAAGCTGAAGAGTGGTCGAAATCAGGAAAGCACTATGAAAATACCGGCAAGCAATCAGAGTTTTGATCAGAACTTGTAATTCTTTACTCTCTGCAGTGTTTAGAGGCATATAAACTCCTAAACCCAATACATATCCATATCATAAAGTAAAACCATTGCTAGGAACTCATTGAAAAGAAGCAAAGATCATCCAACTATCATTCACATTTGCATTGTAAGTAAAAGGAATACAGCctaataaaaaatggaaaatcgaaatataaaaataagtaaacaGTCAATTACCAGTAGAGTAGACGGTGGAGAAGATCCGTTGATCGAAGGGGCAGGAAGCGAGGTCCCAGATCTCGTTGGGGTGCGAAAACAAACCCTCACATATGAGCTCGTTTCCACCTGAAGAAAGCCGAATCAAATGCACCTGAAAGAGTTGACTTCCACGAAATCAAGAGCgacacaattttaaaaaaaaaaatcagggaaaaaattaataaggaTTGGTGTAAATATCGACCTCGTTTTCTTCTTTGAGACTGAGAGTGCCGGTGAGGAAGCTAGTGTGATCTGTGTCTGCTTTCACATCCGAAATGCATCTAGCCTGGACATTAAAGAAAGAGTCACGATCCAAACTAgggtttagaaaaattgaagacCTTGAGTTGACGCCTAGGGTAGaaagcagaagaagaaaaaaaaaatgtgccgATTAGGGATAGGGAATTGTAACCTGATATTTCAGACCATATCCAATGCCTGATGATGCTCCTTGCATTTGTGCACCGCCTAATGCTGGGAAGTGGGATCTAGGAGGACGCGTTCATCTACCTAATGTCTTCCGAGTTTTTGCTAGAATACGCCTCCCTGGTATCAGTTTAACGGTCGCAGTCCCCCTGGTGCTTCTTGGGTTCGATTTGAAGCGGTGGACGATACCCGCCATCGAACCGTCATCCCAACCCGGAACCCGGAATCCTTGTCGCCACGAAATAAGAGAGATATTTTTAGattcataataataaatttaatttgatattatatgttaaattataaaattattttttattgaaaagtaatcacatatcatgaaaaattctgtcaatttataattttatttttatgatatggaggtaacattttttataaaattaaacatatattatatactttttaaattcAACCCTCTCGAGATTGAAAAATAAGTGtcaactctataaaaaaaaaaaaaaaattctcacattcACTTTTTATGATAggtcacatttattttataataaaaataatttatttcaatttaatgaataatcaaactataaatatttgttaatttatatttacgagatttttttatcttttgtaaaaaagtatgTGAATTTTTAATTCTTCACAACTGCATGaacatatttacaaaaataaaaattttatttatcatcttatacACTATacactaataaaataaactacatatgtgtatttaaataaaataataaaaataataaattacatattaacatgtgatgtgaaaataataaataacatttcaCACAGCTAAATAAACTGCGTCATCTTTGTAACATATTCTCGATGTCATGTTTTGAAACCTTAACACTAATGttaaaaagaaacaataatTGATATAAAGACAGAAATAACCCACCCCTTCATGCACAGAGTGATGGAAGGAGAAACTCCTCTCCCGCAAGCCGCTCAATTTCATGAAACCCACGAAAATCCATCGTACCCCTCGTAGAGTCTTGGGATGTAATCCGtcttattttgaataaattttgaatataaatttaaaaaatttaaaaatctatacaacctgattcataattaaaatcaaaattttttatttttttaatttatatctgATCCAGTTTAATTTTTTCGATTTATAATTTACACATATGACActatataagttaattaaatgtataaaaatgtatttataaaaaaaaacatatgtattataattttttatgtaaaaaatgtatttatcatttttggcATAATAGGTTTACATAGgtttacatatataaatatatatatatatatatatcaaaaaataacTTCATACTAATGTTCGTGTTTTTAAgattcattttatgttataagattaaaatttatatgttatatcaaatgttatattacaaattataagattcatttaatgttttataagatgttatattaaaattttacaatattaattttatgttatatcaaatgttctattaatagacatgaatagtaagattaatatttcatgttatattaattagtaatttagtatgtaatgtatataatataatataaaaaattatatgaaaaaatattttatatataatataaaaaaatttaaaaacacatatatatacctGTATAGTTTGATTCAaatcgatttttaaaatatgaaaattactAGCGATCCGATTTCGATTGGTATTAAACTAGATCGGTTATTGATCGGACCAAACCCAATTGTACAATCCGGTGGTGGATTCGGTCAGGATCGATCGATGTAAccagtttttttatttctttttacacCCCGATTAAAGGGTAGCATGCGATGCCCCACGTTGAAGATTGTTTAGGAATGAACCCTTGGTAGGGCCACTCTTTATATATCATCCACCTCACAAGTTAGCTGTTTGCCCACTCAAAGGAAGTGGCTCATCaaggaggatttttttttttttttttggatcaatATGACACCATTCatatacatgtgatttttttttttttttttaaattgttttttgtagtAAAGCTGGGGTGTCAAAAGTTTCGACCTCGCAAGTTGGTCCGAATGATTAGACAGCCATGAGCCATCGCTGTTTGAACcaataaatgaaggaaaatgctgGATGTCCGTTGAGAGCTCCTGCTGGactgtatgatttttttatatgtgttttttttttttttttatatatatagatatttttaataattttaaatattttaaaaaataaaataaaaattataatattattcaaaaatattttcttaatcataaaatagaataaaaaataatatttattctatttcgtgattaagaaaatattttttaatattttgtttattttttattaaggaagtattttttaatgatattttaaatttattttattttttaaaaatatttaaaagagtaaaaaaaatttatataaaaaataaattaaaaaaatacacataaaaaatacatgatgaACCCAATGGGAGCTCCCAGCGGAGCTATAGCAtgaccattttaatttttttaaaaattataatattattaaaaaataatttcttaataatgaagtaaaataaaaaattataaaaatattttttttataattttttaagaaattattttttaatatatatttttttactttttgattaaaaaagtatttttttaatgatattttaaatttattttattttttaaaaatattaaaaattttatataaaaaattatttaaataaaacacatataaaataatactgcACCCCCAGCAAGCAAGAACCCCAGTCGAAGCTATAGCATCACCCataaatgaaaaaggaaaatggtcCCGCTCCAGCTCAGTTGAGCGCTACCgcttgtattaatatatatatttttttatatgtattatttttttatataaattatgttaataattttaaatattttaaaaataaaaaattaataatattattaaaaaatattttttttattttacttcatgattaagaaattattttttaataattttgttttacttactgattaaagaagtattttttaataatattttaaatttattttattttttaaaaatacataaaagtgCTAAATAacctatatattaaataattttaaaaaacactTGAAAGAACAATGCTAGACACCCAGTGGGAGTCTCAATGGGAGCTGTAGCAttgtctaataaaaaataatttatacataatattttttataatattttatataattatattttaaataaagagtatttttataaaattataatcattttataatattattatataatatattgtataatatattatatgcatatcATTACTTCTAATAAATTGTAGGATTAGAATGAtttgatctatttatttatttatttatattttcactGTGCAAATTGTTTGGTGGGGTATGTTGAGACTTTTACTGAATCAGTAACATTATATTGTTTAAGAAAATATCACAAAGAGGGGGAAACAAATGATGACGGTCTTTGAAAGCGATCTTTTAGTTAGGATATTGCTGTGGCTCAAAGATAAAGAAATACAGATGCCGAGGAAAATGGCCAGTTGGAAGAGGAGGAGGGAAAGGAAAAGTTCACGAAACTCTCGGTTGAAGCTTCTGACTAGCTATTTTAAGAGATTGTTTGATAAATTAAGGAGAAATCTACTTTAAAGGactttattttcctctttccaatttaaatttataaatacaaataaattcatCACCATTTCTATATCAATAATAAGATAGTGATATCTTTCTATATCAACACAAgattgtttcatttatttttttaattctatatttttcttttcattttttctcccATGTGTAATATTCCGAGTAAAATAGTCATCAAGTACAATCAGATTAATATAGCAAGTATCATTATACGAGTACGATGCGGCTGCGccttcaaattattaaaaaaataaaaaagaaattctatttataattttcgagATTGTATATGTAaaccttttattaaataaaaaaaatataattttgataaagatattttataattttaaaaaaatttaaaaacaaaattaattagattcATAACGTagcattgctaaaaaaaatagttatatttattaaaaaaatagtaataaataagaGAATTAAGAATTTCATATCTACCTTTGGCTAAAGATCATATCTACCAACGTTGTGACCTAACTGCTTCACACGTACTTTGTAGTTTGTACAGCAAATCGGTAACTGAGGCGCGATTCCAAACCACCGCAGAGCTAATGCCTAAGGGCTATATTATTAGTACATTTTACTCTATCGAAACGCATTGGACTTTCTAAATTCCGAAAGCGCCCCTTGAAGCTTCAATATTCCAGCTCAACTTTTTAAAACCTCCTCACGCCAAAAAGGCTGGGCCACTGTCATCTTCCTTCTGCCGCAGGGTTCATGAGTTTCTCTCTCCATCTATCTCTTATGGGAGCACCCAAGTTTGGGAGGAGATGTAGTTGAGAGGTGATAAGGATCGATTTCAAAATCACCATGCTATTTTCTCGATGGATTTCGGATCTCGATTGGCGTCTTGTTTTGCTGATCATCCCTCCCCTCTTTCTCCTCgtgtttatctctctctctcccaacaCCACCAACCCCCTTTCCTCTTTCGATCCTCTTCGGTCTTTTCTTCTCGGTCATACATTCGAGCAGCCAGCAAACGTCACTTTCAATTCGTCGCAGCCGCCGCCTCTGACTACTCGGGTGGTGCTGAACGGGACCGAGTCCGAGGAGGCTCGGTGGAGAAGGAGGAAGGATGAATTGGATCGGTCGAGAATGGCGGTGTGTTTGGTTGGAGGGGCCAGGAGGTTCGAGCTCACGGGACCATCTATAGTGGAGAAGATTCTGGAGGAGTATCCGAATTCGGATCTTTTTCTGCACAGCCCGTTGGATCAGAACTCGTACAAGTTCTCACTGCTGAAGACCGTGCCAAGACTCGCCTCCGTCCGAATCTTCGAGCCCAAACCCCTGCCGCAGACTGATTCGCAGCTCCGAGTCCTCACGGCGGCGAACTCGCCAAGCGGCATCCAGGTTTGTCCGTTTATTTTTCttaccttcatttttttctcgaTTTTCAATTTCGTTTTAATTAAAGCATAGATATCTGATTTGACGAAGACAgaagaaataaacaaataaataatgagTTATGGTATATTCGTAAACCAGTCGCCAACCGTTTCCTACATCACATGAATTCCGTGTCgccatttttaatttgtttctcaGTTCTTTAATATTATCTAAGCGAGCACGGAGATCGTGAGAATCTGAGATGGCGTGCGTTCCGATATTCTCCATCTCACGAATTCCGTGTTCGGTTTTGTATGCGTAAAGTCTAAACCCCGTCGTTCAACTGAAAAGAAaggttgtttaaaaaaaaaaaaaaaaaaaaacttaaaaagaaaggttaaaatagaatataacaATGCGTACATGCGTGAGGGTAGGACATCCAACATGTTGATTACCAACTCACGCGCCACCTTTCCAGGATATATGATTATTATATGAATGCGAAAGTTGCAAGAAAGAaccccctcccccctctctgTATCCTTCACGTACGAATTACGAATCTTCcgtattttcattttctgtcTCTTGCAGGGTCTCTTGCAATACTTCAACCTAGTCGAGGGCTGCCTCACCATGATCAGTGAGTACCAAGAGCGGAAAAACTTCACATACGATTGGATCGTCCGAACACGAGTTGACGGCTACTGGAACGCCCCGCTCCACCCCAGAAACTTCGTGTCTGGCAAGTACTTGGTCCCTCCCGGGTCCACCTACGGTGGGCTCAACGACCGGCTTGGAATTGGCGACCTCAACACCTCCACCGTCGCTCTCTCCCGCCTTTCCCTCATCCCCAAGCTCGAATCTGCTGGGTTCACCCAGCTAAACTCGGAGACCGCGTTCAGGGCGCAGCTTACCACCCAGGGGGTCCCTTACCTTACCTATCGCCTCCCCTTCTGCGTCGTAACCGACCGGAAATACTCTTTCCCCCCCAGCCATTACGGCGTTCCCGTTGCCGCGTTGTCGAGCTCGGGGCCGCTGAGCGGGGCTAAATGTAGGCCGTGCACGCCGGTGTGCCGAGATAAGTGCGTGGCTGAGGTGATGCCGTCTCTCTATCGATGGTGGAGCTGGACCGATTGGGGCAACGGGACGCTTGAGCTATGCGATGCTCACGGGGAATGGGAGAAAGGGTGGCAAAGAATATTTGACCAAGTCGCTGGGAAGAAACTCGCCTCGGCCAGAAAGCGAATACGGAATTTGAAGGTTAGGGAATGTATTGACGGTTTCAACGAAATGAAGAGGATGAGAACCGGGACATGGGAGGCTCCGCCGGCGGAGGAGATTTGTAGACTGGGGCTGGCGGCGCCCAACAActgacttttttttcttctggacGGTTAGATTGTATAAAGAGAGAAACTGAGAGGGCATTATCGgtttttattatatacatagCGATTAGAGGCGCATTTGTTAATGATTGATGTAGTGGAGTTAGATGGTGCAAACATTATGATGATTTGAATGGGAGTAATTATGGTAACAGATAAAAGTGATCCACGATCACTTGTCAAACCGTGCTCGTTAAATGCCTATCGCTTTGTTGGAATCGTTGAAAAATGGGGCCTAGAGTAGGCACGCTGCCCCGCCCTACCCGTTCCTCCCATGTGGGGGTGCCTCCCGCCCCGCATCTAGGACGCCTAGTCGGGGCAGGTGGTAGACAGGTCCTAATCTCGTATAACCCTCGCTTACATTtgtatatatactagcggtagtgtaacgtccaagggacgtttgcctaatttttttttttttaacctagtgattaaggaagtattttttaatgatattgtaaattttttattttttttaaaaatgtttataatgattaaaaatatacataaaaaaagaaaagaaaaataaaaaaatgaaatacatattcaGGACACATTTTCAGACTACTTTTTCGATAGCAGTAACGGTTccttttagttaattaagaatattataatatttaaattatgttaaaattttaattatttatatagttttacttttttaaaaatatttaacaaaatttcatcatttatttgtattttgagttTGGACCAAACAATTCTAATAATATCATTAACTGAAGAGTGTATTGTACATTGACAAGACATTAACTAACTGAAGAGTCTTTTAATTCTACTACCTTTCATCAAGttatgttaataatttaaaattcctattaaaaatatatataatatttagacaGTCTTATACTtcacatcacaactaattaaataataatagagtaaataaaaatgattttttgtgatataaataatatttctactTGCTGataatttgtttatgattttttgtatatattatttttttgtagtgaatttataatgattttattaattttttttttcttcacgttatctctctctttgtggCCCGATTCATCCGCACGGGCCGTTCTTCTTCAGCCCAGCCCAGCGCCGTCGTGCGCCGgccagcctcaccgccaccaccggggAGTCCCTCTCACACCGACGACCAACCGAGGCACCATCGATGTCCACCACGCGCAGCCCTATCTCTCCCCCgcggaaacccatccgaaatgggtttcttccatttctctcaaccggcgccgccgtacgtggccaTCTACCGTCACGACCAGCACAGGCGACTCCCCCTCATGCCGGtgaccaacccagccaccatcTATGTCCCCCACACGCAGCCATATCTATCCCCCgcggaaacccatccgaaatgggtttttcccatttctctcaaccagcGCAGCCAtacgcggccacccaggccaccacacctccaccacttcacaccggCGACAATCTCTACCAAACCCAGCCACCACGATCGTTAGGGGTGTTcaaccggatccggatatccggccataaccggatccggatccggatgctaAAATCTGGATTTAATCCGAGCGGATAACCGGATTGTAACtggatatccggatttaatccggatccgggttataaccggatttaatccggttttaatgttttatttaaaaaaaaaaaaaaaagactttaaaacttgaaaaaaaaaaatttatagcaCTTGTTTAATGTCTTGTTGCCATTTACGAACAATGCTGGAGAAATTAACCTCCAGCATGCATGAACAGCCACCAACCCAGTTGCACCGTGCTTTGCCTAGCCACCACGAAACCAGCTCTGCACAACCCACATGCACGGCCACCTTACTGGCAGCCATCCACCACTGCGCTACCGCAGCCGTACCCAGCCACCTACACACGGCAGCACCACCGTCTGAAGCTCCACTTGCTGCAGTCCTCAGAGTAAACTCCATGCCACCACCATGCACGCAGTCAACCTGCACAGCGCACTGCACCTTGCCCGTGCCCAGCCTCCTCCGCGAACCACCACTTCACGTCTCAACCACCTCGGTTTCACTACCATGGCACCTCACCTGACCACAACGGACCACCCAGTCACTGCCATGCATCCGCTGCAGCCACGACAACACCCGCATAAAAGACTCTGTTTTACttctaaaaaacagagcatcattTGAGGATATCGTGGGCCTCAAACCAACCACCCTTCTCGCCATGAAGCTCCTCCACATCTAGAGTTATTGAACTCCACGCTGCACTACTTCTCCACGTCCAGGAAACAACCAACAAGCCACATCTCCATTTCTGCAACTGGGCGGTTTGAGATTAAGCGACGgggcggttttttttttttaaatgacccggttacggataaccgggtcaTAGAACCGGATCCGTAACCAGATCCGGATTCTTCTCACCCGCCCGGATGCacccggatttccgggtttcggaccggtTGAACACCCTTAACGATCGTCCCTTTCCCTCTCCGTCACACACTGCGATTCATTCGATTGAGccgtgaagaagaagaagacgatgCTGCTGGGTGGGTTAAGAACGACGCCGGATTGAGTTAAATTGTTCATTACTATAGATGTCTTAgacacttttaagatataggcagatatatattatatataaatataaatatatatttatatttttacaaatcgtatatatataaataataattacaatttgtTATATGTACTGgtacatttaaaaattatataatttaaaaattaatacactataatttatacaaaatatgtactagtaaatttaaaaattacataatttttaaattatagtaatatttataaaatttaaaatttttaattacttttagactaagaaataatttttaaaccaaataAAATGCAGTATTTTTTTAAGTCAACAGGGGCAGGGCAGATTGCCCCACACCTCGCCCTCGCATCCCGGCGGCATGGGACCGGGGTGAACCCCACCCCCTTCCCATACGTGACGGGGTGCAGGGAAAGGGTGGCCTCGCCCTGTAGGGGCAGGTAACACCCCTAGCCTAGAGGCTACTTCCCACAGGATATTGTTTGTCGATGAGTGGGATCTCTATCATTTCGCTTTAAAACTACTTGTTCCTTATTAGTTTAGGATGAGCCATCAATGCCATGCAATACAATGCTGGTCCCAAAAACTAAAGAATAAtctgtctcgtttgttttttgagatgaaatgagttgaaattaaaattaaaagttgaataaaatattgttagaatatttttttaatattattttagttttgaaatttaaaaattttgaattatttattttattttgtatgaaaatttagaaaagttataattatatgatgagatgagatgagttatgaaaaTTAACAAGGCAATCATCTGACCGAATTAAAATGGAATTAAGCTCTGGGCCTTATAAAGCCAGATCAACTCCTCTTCTCACCATTCTCTTCCCTTGTGTTTCGAACCTGAGTTTGAAATCTAACGAGTAACTTGTTGAAAATGTTCGATTCTTTCTAGTTATCGATTTcttaattagtatttttaagaaCATCTTGATTCATCACGTTATCAGTGAAATTTGCTTATAACAATcatttctttttgggtaaagagATGGATATAAGAATAACACCTAGGGTTGTTACCCACCCTATATGGTTGGGTAGCCACTAGTTCCGCACCCCGTTCTTCGACGGGGTGACTAACTTGATCCTCTAGCACTTTGTTCTCGCCCTTATCTTTGACCATCTATTTCGTTTTGGGGCGGGTGGATTATCGCCACCATCTTCCAACCCAATTTGCCACATCGTCTGATCATTTGGTCCAACAACAtacttttcacaaaaaaaaaaaacaaaaaatcatacaaaattacaaatgcaTCTATAGAATAgcacaaaacaaacaagaaatatcATATATGTGCACATAAACACAAATCCAAATCCCAAAATCGTGACCGTGACCCACAACCGTGGCTCATAAAACCCCACAGATCCATTACCGCGACCGCAAGTCATAAAACTTGCAGACCCACAACCATGATCGTCAGTCATAAAACTCGTAGACCCACAGTCGTAGCTGTGGGTTTTAACTTATAGATCCACAACAGCGATTGTGATCTTATATTGTAGAGACCCACCACCATGTGGTACCACCAGGACATCAACTTGGAGGCTTGGAGGAGAAAAtgagaagagataaaaaaaCAGAAGTGTATTTAtatgtagagtttttttttttttttttaatattatacgGTAGGTGGACTGTGGGGAACCCACCCCACCCCAGACCCGTATGTATGTTTTTAAGTCAGGAACCCACTCGCATCCAAGGTGAGTGGATTGCCCACTCATCCTCCAGTGAGACTGACGAATTGGGGGCGGGCCAGTTTGAAGGGCAACCCTAAAGGCTTTATATTGCTTGATGTGAGAGGTATTTCCCATCAGACCCATTATGGATGGGCTTGTACCCAACACTGGGTCTCAGTCCAGCTCGAGTCTCACTACTCTGAGGCCATAGAGTCACCAAAAGGGCCAGCG
Protein-coding sequences here:
- the LOC109002921 gene encoding uncharacterized protein LOC109002921, whose product is MLFSRWISDLDWRLVLLIIPPLFLLVFISLSPNTTNPLSSFDPLRSFLLGHTFEQPANVTFNSSQPPPLTTRVVLNGTESEEARWRRRKDELDRSRMAVCLVGGARRFELTGPSIVEKILEEYPNSDLFLHSPLDQNSYKFSLLKTVPRLASVRIFEPKPLPQTDSQLRVLTAANSPSGIQGLLQYFNLVEGCLTMISEYQERKNFTYDWIVRTRVDGYWNAPLHPRNFVSGKYLVPPGSTYGGLNDRLGIGDLNTSTVALSRLSLIPKLESAGFTQLNSETAFRAQLTTQGVPYLTYRLPFCVVTDRKYSFPPSHYGVPVAALSSSGPLSGAKCRPCTPVCRDKCVAEVMPSLYRWWSWTDWGNGTLELCDAHGEWEKGWQRIFDQVAGKKLASARKRIRNLKVRECIDGFNEMKRMRTGTWEAPPAEEICRLGLAAPNN